From one Rhizobium lentis genomic stretch:
- a CDS encoding helix-turn-helix domain-containing protein, whose translation MIENKKKPNPIDIHVGSRIRLRRTMLGMSQEKLGESLGITFQQIQKYEKGTNRVGASRLQNISSILNVPVSFFFEDAPGEHSGAVGGMAEASSSNYVVDFLSSSEGLQLNRAFVKISDPKVRRKVVELVKALAAEADAD comes from the coding sequence ATGATTGAAAACAAGAAGAAGCCTAATCCGATCGACATCCACGTTGGCAGCCGCATTCGCCTTCGCCGAACGATGTTGGGCATGAGCCAGGAAAAGCTTGGCGAAAGCCTCGGCATCACTTTCCAGCAGATCCAGAAATATGAGAAGGGCACAAACCGCGTCGGCGCAAGCCGTCTGCAGAACATCTCGAGCATCCTCAATGTTCCGGTCTCCTTCTTCTTCGAGGATGCGCCCGGCGAACATTCCGGTGCTGTCGGCGGCATGGCCGAAGCCTCCAGCTCGAATTATGTGGTCGACTTCCTCTCTTCCTCTGAGGGCCTGCAACTCAACCGCGCCTTCGTCAAGATCTCCGACCCCAAGGTTCGTCGCAAGGTCGTGGAACTGGTCAAGGCGCTCGCTGCCGAAGCCGACGCCGACTGA
- the metK gene encoding methionine adenosyltransferase codes for MRANYLFTSESVAEGHPDKVCDRISDEIVDLVYREAAKTGVNPWGVRIACETLATTNRVVIAGEVRLPPSLMKKDKDGKDVINPSKFKAAARRAIKDIGYEQDGFHWKKAKIDVLLHSQSADIAQGVDNAADQQGDEGAGDQGIMFGYACKETPDLMPAPIYYSHKILQLLAVARKKGDGEVAKLGPDAKSQVTVRYVDGKPSEATSIVLSTQHLDDSWDSNKVRAVVEPYIREALGELKIAEDCKWYINPTGKFVIGGPDGDAGLTGRKIIVDTYGGAAPHGGGAFSGKDTTKVDRSAAYAARYLAKNVVAAGLSDRCTIQLSYAIGVAQPLSIYVDLHGTGKGVSEDQVEAAIRENMDLSPSGIRRHLDLNKPIYAKTSAYGHFGRKAGRDGSFSWERTDLVKALKEAVKTKAAA; via the coding sequence ATGCGCGCGAATTATCTCTTTACCAGCGAATCTGTTGCCGAAGGTCACCCGGACAAAGTGTGTGACCGCATCTCCGACGAGATCGTCGATCTGGTCTACCGCGAAGCGGCCAAGACCGGCGTCAATCCGTGGGGCGTGCGCATTGCCTGCGAAACGCTGGCGACGACCAACCGCGTCGTGATCGCCGGCGAAGTCCGCCTGCCGCCGAGCCTGATGAAGAAGGACAAGGACGGCAAGGACGTCATCAATCCGTCGAAGTTCAAGGCCGCCGCCCGCCGCGCCATCAAGGATATCGGCTACGAACAGGACGGCTTCCACTGGAAGAAGGCCAAGATCGACGTGCTCCTGCACTCGCAGTCGGCCGACATCGCACAGGGCGTCGACAACGCCGCCGACCAGCAGGGCGACGAGGGCGCCGGCGACCAGGGCATCATGTTCGGTTACGCCTGCAAGGAAACGCCGGACCTCATGCCGGCTCCGATCTATTATTCCCACAAGATCCTGCAGCTGCTCGCAGTCGCCCGCAAGAAGGGCGACGGCGAAGTCGCCAAGCTCGGCCCCGACGCCAAGAGCCAGGTGACCGTGCGCTACGTCGACGGCAAGCCGTCGGAAGCGACCTCGATCGTGCTTTCGACCCAGCATCTCGACGATAGCTGGGACTCGAACAAGGTCCGCGCCGTCGTCGAACCCTATATTCGCGAAGCGCTCGGCGAACTGAAGATCGCCGAGGACTGCAAGTGGTACATCAACCCGACCGGCAAGTTCGTCATCGGCGGACCGGATGGTGATGCGGGCCTCACCGGCCGCAAGATCATCGTCGACACCTACGGCGGTGCCGCTCCGCATGGCGGCGGCGCATTCTCCGGCAAGGACACGACGAAGGTCGACCGTTCGGCCGCCTATGCCGCCCGCTATCTCGCCAAGAACGTCGTGGCCGCCGGTCTTTCCGACCGCTGCACGATCCAGCTCTCCTACGCCATCGGCGTCGCCCAGCCGCTGTCGATCTATGTCGACCTGCACGGCACCGGCAAGGGTGTTTCGGAGGACCAGGTCGAAGCTGCGATCCGCGAGAACATGGACCTGTCGCCGTCGGGCATCCGCCGTCATCTCGACCTCAACAAGCCGATCTATGCCAAGACCTCGGCTTACGGCCATTTCGGCCGCAAGGCCGGCCGCGACGGCTCGTTCTCCTGGGAACGCACCGACCTCGTCAAGGCGCTCAAGGAAGCCGTCAAGACCAAGGCGGCTGCATGA
- the lnt gene encoding apolipoprotein N-acyltransferase, giving the protein MERLADRVILVWGVKRLLLAVAAGVLAVLALPPFGFFAAMFVSFTLLVWLIDGAAASPESGLIGRLWPAFAVGWLFGFGYFVAGLWWLGHALLVDSEEFAWALPLAILGLPACLAIFYGLAAALARIVWSDGMGRIAALAAGFGLMEWLRSVVLTGFPWNAIGYGIMPVPLMMQSAHVIGTITVTAFAVFVFSAPALAGTRQGARAGIALAVLLFATHLGYGAYALYLAPRPAPLPEDKRPVARLVQPAIDQAAKMGNDADRNAIFETHLKLSAEAPKTGGRKPDIIVWPETSIPFILTDNQDALTRIADTLDDNQILIAGAVRAEEMGPGTPVRYYNSIYVIDGRGQIIAASDKVHLVPFGEYLPFEDMLTELGIQNVVEIPGGFSAAASRHLLALPGGLNLYPLICYEIIFPAEMTGDINDANALLNITNDAWFGITPGPYQHFQQARVRAVETGLPLIRDANNGISALVNAHGEIIAGLDLGETGFIDATVDSFGERSGTTYPHQTYFWLTEALLILIALISRAGFI; this is encoded by the coding sequence ATGGAGCGGCTGGCGGACAGGGTTATCCTCGTCTGGGGTGTCAAACGGTTGTTGCTGGCCGTCGCCGCCGGGGTGTTGGCCGTGCTGGCGCTGCCGCCTTTCGGGTTTTTCGCGGCGATGTTCGTGTCCTTCACGCTGCTCGTCTGGCTGATCGACGGGGCGGCGGCTTCGCCTGAAAGCGGCCTGATCGGCCGGCTGTGGCCGGCCTTTGCGGTCGGCTGGCTGTTCGGCTTCGGCTATTTCGTCGCCGGCCTGTGGTGGCTCGGCCACGCCTTGCTGGTCGATTCGGAGGAATTCGCCTGGGCACTGCCGCTCGCCATCCTCGGACTGCCAGCCTGTCTTGCGATCTTCTATGGGTTGGCGGCGGCCCTTGCCCGGATCGTCTGGTCCGACGGCATGGGGCGGATCGCCGCACTTGCGGCCGGCTTCGGCCTGATGGAATGGCTCCGAAGCGTGGTTCTTACCGGCTTTCCCTGGAATGCTATCGGCTACGGCATAATGCCGGTTCCTTTGATGATGCAGTCGGCGCATGTGATCGGGACGATCACGGTGACAGCCTTTGCCGTCTTCGTCTTTTCCGCGCCTGCCCTTGCCGGGACCCGGCAGGGCGCGCGGGCGGGCATCGCGCTCGCTGTCCTGCTGTTTGCCACCCATCTAGGTTACGGCGCCTATGCACTTTATCTTGCGCCGCGGCCCGCCCCATTGCCCGAAGACAAGCGGCCGGTGGCGCGGCTGGTGCAGCCCGCCATCGACCAGGCGGCGAAGATGGGCAACGACGCCGATCGCAATGCGATCTTCGAGACCCATCTGAAGCTTTCGGCCGAAGCGCCGAAAACCGGCGGGCGCAAGCCCGACATCATCGTCTGGCCGGAAACCTCGATCCCCTTCATCCTGACCGACAACCAGGATGCGCTGACGCGGATCGCCGATACACTCGACGACAACCAGATCCTGATCGCCGGCGCGGTGCGCGCCGAGGAGATGGGGCCCGGCACGCCGGTGCGCTACTACAATTCGATCTATGTGATCGATGGCCGCGGCCAGATCATCGCCGCCTCCGACAAGGTGCATCTGGTGCCTTTCGGCGAGTATCTGCCCTTCGAGGACATGCTCACCGAACTCGGCATCCAAAACGTCGTCGAGATACCGGGCGGGTTTTCCGCCGCCGCAAGCAGGCACCTGCTGGCGCTGCCCGGCGGCCTCAATCTTTACCCGCTGATCTGCTACGAGATCATTTTTCCCGCTGAAATGACCGGCGACATAAACGACGCGAATGCGCTCCTCAATATTACCAATGATGCATGGTTCGGCATCACGCCCGGCCCCTATCAGCATTTCCAGCAGGCGCGGGTGCGGGCCGTTGAAACCGGCCTGCCGCTGATTCGCGATGCCAACAACGGCATTTCGGCGCTGGTGAACGCGCATGGGGAAATTATCGCCGGCCTTGATCTTGGAGAAACCGGCTTTATTGATGCAACTGTCGATAGCTTCGGCGAAAGGTCCGGAACCACATACCCCCACCAGACATACTTCTGGTTGACCGAGGCACTGCTGATTCTGATTGCGCTGATTTCTCGCGCAGGTTTTATTTGA